CGGAGACGGCGTCCACGACGCCGGGAAGATCGTCGAAGGCCGACTCGATGCACCAGAAGCAGCCGCCCGCGAGCGTCGCGACCTCGATCTTGCCGGGGGAGCCGGCGGGGGCCGCGGTGCCGCGCTTCGTTGCGTCGGGCGCCGCGGCGGCGGTGGGAGTGGCAGGGGCTGACCCGGCATTCGCGCAACCGATCATCGTCGCGACGGCGGCCAGAATCATGCTCGTCAGAACCATGCGTCTTCTCATCACGTCAGGGCCACCTCCCGGCCCAGTCTAGCGTTCGCCCCCAGGCGCCTCCACGCACAATTGGATGCCGCTGCGGGCGGCCGGGTTTCGCAACTGCGCCCGCAACTACCGGACCCTGGGGGGAGCACCACGTGTTCCGGTGAGACCTGTCGACAGATTTGCACAAGTGTCTACGCGGCGGATGGCCACAGAGATGTGCAGAAGCCTCTACGCCCTTGGCTGCGCCCGAGATGAGCGGCCGGCGACGCGTGTGTGAAAGCGTTGACAGATTGCACTAAGTGTCTACACTTCCACACCATGACACATGGCACGCACCCTCCTCGCGACAAGTCCCACGACGCAACTAGCCAGCGCCGCGAGTCGCACTTCGAGTCGCACCGCGCACACCGCCCCCGCGGCGAACACGAACAGGCTCGGCCCCCGCTCAGCGCGACCCGGCAACCGTCGCAAGAGCTCGTGATGGCGCTTGCGCGGCGCCATGGCGTGGTGACAGCGAAGGATGCCGCCCGGGCCGGAGTCCACAGCCAGCAGCTCACGCGGCTTGTCGAGGCCGGCGCGCTCGCGCGCGCTTCGCGCGGGGTCTACCACGTGCCCGGCGACCACCGTGCCCTCGGCGCCCCCCGCGGGCACCGAGACCATGCCGGCCACGGGCAGCGACACGGACGCAGCGGGGACGTGCGCTCGGGCCGGGTCGCCGAGCGTGCAGCGGGCTACGGCGACGCGGAGCCGCATCTCATGTCCCGCATGGCGGCGCGCGCGGTGCCGGCGGCTGTCGTGTGTCTCGTCTCGGCCCTGGCGATTCACGGAATCGGATCGCCGACGGAGGCCGCGGAAGGGACCTGGATCGCCATCCGCCGCGGGACACGCGATCCCTCCCTCGTGTACCCGCCGCTTCGAATCGTACGCTTCAGCGGTGACGCGTTCACGTTCGGGATCGAGACGAAGATCGTCGGGGGTGATCCGATCCGCGTTTACTCCCTCGCGAAGACGATCGCCGATCTCTTCAAGTGCCGGAGCCGCTTCGGCGTGGATCTAGCCGTCGAGGCGCTCCGCGAGGGGTGGCGGCGCCGGAAGGTGACGATCGAGGCGCTCGGGCTCGCGGGGCGAGCGTGCCGGGTGGAACGCGTGATGCGCCCCTACGTCGAGGCCGTGGTCCTGTGAAATTTCCCTCTTGCATCCGGGTCCGAATGGCGGTATGCCACTCGAGAATGTGCGGCGAGATGTTGTAACAGCATCTGACATGAGGCCAGGACCCGACTGTCCCGGAGGAGACGAGCATGCCTACCCTCTCGAAAAAGCTCTCGCTGGCCGCGGTTCTCGTATCGACCTGCGCTCTCGGGTTCGCCGGGATCGCCAGCGGGACCCCCGACTGGACGGTCTACGGCCCGCAGACGAACTCGCAGTTCGGAGCCGACGTGCAGAGCGCCGGCGACGTGAACCGGGACGGGTATGACGACGTCCTCATCACCGCGACGGCCGCGTACTCCGGGGACATCAGCGAACTCGCGGAGGGGCGGGTGTATCTCTACCTCGGCGGGCCGTCGGGACCGGCGACGACCCCCTCGTGGAGCTTCGAGTCCAACCAGTACCGCGCGCAGCTCTCCCGTGCGATCGGCGCGGGGGACGTCAACGGCGACGGCTACGCCGACATCCTCGTCGCCGCGCCGTGGTACGACAACGGCCAGGCCGACGCAGGGAAGGTCTGGCTCTTCTACGGCTCGCCCACCGGGCCCGGCGCGACGCCGGACTGGACCACCGAGGGGAACGTTGCCGGCGCAAACTACGGCTACACACTCGCCGCGGGGCGCCTGAACAACGACAACTACAGCGACATCCTCGTGGCGGCTCCGTGGTTCTCAGGTGGCCAGACGAACGAAGGGAAGGTCGTCGCATTCTTCGGATCTCCGAACGGCCCCTCCACGACCCCCGACTGGTCGGTCGAATCGAACCTCGTGGGGGCGCTCTTCGGCGCCGCGGTATCGGTAGGCGACGTCGACGGGGACGGGATCCCCGACGTCGGCATCGGCGCTCCAGGATACGACGGCAAGACGACCGATCAGGGGGCGGTCTTTGTCTACGCCGGCGGGAACATCAAACCGTCGACAGGCCCTTCCACGACGCTCCTCGTGAACACCGCGAACGCCGGCTTCGGGTACAAGCTCTCGCTCGCCGGCGACTACAACCGGGACGGCATCAAGGACGTCGCCGCCTCGTCGGCCGCGAGCCGGACGTCCGAGATCGTCTCGATCTTCCCCGGCAAGGTCGGCGGGCCCGCCGGCAAGGCGAGCCTCACGTTGAAGGGTGAGCTCGATCGTCACGACGTTACCGGGTTCGGCTCCGCCATCGCGGCGGGGGACGTCAACCGCGACGGATACTCCGATCTGGCGATCGGCGCCTACAGCTACGGGGATTACGACAGCCACGGCACGGCGAACATCGGCCAGGTCTACGTCTTCCTCGGCGGCCCCTCCGGGCTCCACGGTACCTGGTCGGCGCTCGTCGAAGGGGTGCTCGACGGGGACTTCCTCGGCTCGGCGATCTCCGCGACGGGGGACTTCAACGGGGACGGCTACAAGGACGTGCTCGCCTCGGCTGACGGGCTCGATCTGGCGCCTCACATCGGGCGCGTGACGCTCTACTTCGGCGGGCGGCTCTGATCGGCGCTACTTCTTCCGGAACTCGGCGAGCCAGTTCTCGATCACGATGATGCCGCTCGCGACCTGAGTGCCGCCGACCGCGCGGGCCACGACGAAGCGCTGATCGTCGGCCGACACGTCGAACCCCGAGGTCCATCCGAACATCAGCGGCGCGCCGTAGGAAGGGCGCGTGAGGATCTCGACGGGCCTGCCGAGCGACACGCCGGGCTTCGATGCGAAGCGGGCCTCGAGAATCGTGTCCTCGTGCACGTAGTAGATGCGGTCACCGTGGTGCCCCCACGCCGGCCATTCGCCGCCGTCGGTGCTGACCTGCCACTTCCCCTCTCCCGAGGGAAAGCGCTTCACGTAGACCTCGTTGCGCCCCGTCTCGCCCGACTGGTAGGCGTAGAAGGCGCCGTCCGGGGAGATGCGGGGCCATATCTGCGTCTCGGGGGCTTTCAAGAGCAGGACCGGGGGGCCGCCTTTTTCGAGCTCGAGATACCAGAGATCCCAATCGTTGTTCGGATCGCTGGCGGCGTACGCGAGATACCGGCCGTCGGGTGAGATGGAGGGACCCCAGCCGTCCACGAGCTTCTTCGCCTCCCCGCTTCCGTCGGCCGCCTTGACGAGGATCGAGAGGGCGGGGGGAGCCTGGCCGTCAGTGTAGACGACCTGATCCCCCTTCGGCGTCCAGACCGGCGACCACGTCCCGGCGCTGTTGCTCGTCAGCCGCGTCATCGTGCCGCGCTCGGCGTCGTGGAGCCAGATCTCCCGCTTGTCGTTCTCGGTGGCGGCGATCGCGATCTGCCGGCCGTCCGGCGATATCGCGGGGAAGGGCCACTGCGCCTGAGGCTTGCCGATCGTTCCCGTGAGCTTCCCCGAGCGATCGAGCCACACGAGCTGCGACTCGCCTCCGCCTGCCCCCTTCACCGTCACCAGCGTCCCGTCGTTCGAGACGCTCGGGAGATCCCCGTCGGGAACGACGAGGAAAGGCTCTCCCGTCGCCGCGTGCTTCGACAGCGAGAAGGGAAGCGCCCAGATCCCGGGGTTGTTCGGCTGGCGACGGTAGAGGATGTGCCCCGTCGGCGAGTAGACGGGGTACCAGATCTGCTGGTCGTCGAGCTTGAGGAGAGATTTTCGCGCCCCCCCGGCGACGAGCGAGAGATCGTTGGGCGGGCCACCGGGAGCGTGGCGCACGAAGAGGACGCCGCTCCCGTCGGGGAGCCACGAGGGATCGTGGAAGTCCCCCTTCTCGTTCGGGTCGTTGGCCACGAGCTTCTTGATGTCGCCGCCGGTCGCGGGGACCTCGTCGATCGCGTCCTCGCCTCCCGCGTAGACGATGCGGTCGTTCGGCCCCCAGGACGCGCCGCTCCCGCCGGTGAGCAGTCCCGGGTGATCGACGACGACCTGGCTCTCCCCTCCTCCCGCCGGCACCTTCCAGATCTTGCCGCCGGCCTGGTACGCAAGCCACGCGCTGTCGGGGGACCAGAAGAGAAACCCCGGCGCGGCGGCGACCTTCACCTGCTTCGGCTCGAGGTGATCCAGCTCCCGGATGAAGAGCCCCCCGGCCTCGCTGTAGGCGACGCGGCGGCCGTCCGGGGAGATGGCGACGAGTGAGCCCAGGAGCGCCGATCGGAAAGGCCCCTTGGACGAGAGCTCGAAGCGCCGGAGCGGCGCCGGAGCGGCGGGGGAACGCAAGACCCAGAGGATTCCGGCCCCGGCGAGCGCGCCCGCGATCAACCCCGCCACGAGGATCGGCCCCACGGCCGTCTTCGTCCCGTCGACCCCGGCCGCCGCCCCCGCGGCGACGGGGCCGCCGGCCCGCTCGTCAGGGGCGCCGGCCAGCGTCTCCTCGATCACGAGCCGAGCGTCGCCGATGTCGCGGAGGCGGCGCTTCGGGTCCTTGTCGAGGCAGCGGCGGATGAGCGATCGGATCGATGAAGGGACGCCCGAGGGGATCGCCTCGAGGTTCGGCGGCCCCATGATCACCGCGGCGATGAGTTCCGAGACGCCGTCGCCGACGAACGGCCGCCGGCCGGCGAGCATCTCGTACAGCACGCAGCCGAAGGCCCAGATGTCGGCGCGACGATCGACCGGCTTCCCTTTCGCCTGCTCGGGGCTCATGTAAGCCGCCGTCCCCATGATGACGCCGGCGCGCGTGGCGGGCGTCGTGAGGGTCGGCGAGAGGGAGAGCGCCGGCGAGCTCGCGTCGGGCTCGAAGGCCTTCGCGAGGCCGAAGTCGAGGACCTTTACTCTTCCGTCGGGGCCGAGATGGATGTTGGCCGGCTTCAGATCTCGGTGGATGACGCCGTTCTCGTGCGCGGTCTCCACCGCCGCGGCGACGTCGCGCGCGACCGCGAGGGCCTCGTCGAGGAAGATCGGCCCCTGCGCAAGGCGCCTCGCGCTCGAACCGCGCCAGACGCTCGGGATCGGCGGCCAGAGCGTCGGGAAGGACCTTGATCGCCACGTCGCGGCCGAGCGTCGTGTCGTGCGCCTTCCAGACGACGCCCATTCCCCCCTCGCCGATCTTCGACGCGAGACGGTAGTGCGCGAGCATGAAACCGGGTTCGAGCTGCACGGGGGATCTCCTCGGGCGCCGCGGGTCGCGGCCGGTGCGCGATGATATCACCGGGCCGGCGCGTCAACTCCGTGCGAGGTCGAGGAGCTGCGAGAGGATCCGGTGCGTGAGCCCCCAGATCTCGAGATCCCCGTAGCGAATCGACGGGAAGACGCGCTCCCCCGCCTTCCCCTGATGCACGCGCGAGGCCTGGCGCTCGGGGCTCACGAGCTCGCCGATCGGGATCCAGTGCGCGGCGACGATCTCGGAGCGCGCCGAGGCGGTCGCCCCCTCGGGGATGGCGAATGCGAAGGAGCTGACGTTGAGGCTCGGCAGCGACACGACGCGCGGGTGGACGTCATCGAGGCGGCCGAGGAGCCTCGCGCCGGCGTTGAGATCCAACCCCGTCTCCTCGAGCGTCTCGCGGACGGCGGTGTGCGAGAGCGAGAGATCCGACGGATCGCGCCTCCCTCCCGGGAAGGCGGCGTCCCCCGACCATGGGTCCAGAGGGTGCTCGGCGCGCCTCACCAATAGGATCTCGGCCGAGGCTCCCGCCGGCCGGAGGCAAACGGCCACGGCCGCCTCCTCGGTGTACGAGCCCGGGGGCGAGAGGCGCGGCTCGAGCGCGGCGAGGCGTGCGGCGATCCGGTCGATGGGTTGCATGGGAGTCACGGGATTCCAACTATACTCCCCCGTGCCCTTCGTCTACATCCTCCGCTGCCGCGACGGCTCGCTGTACACGGGCGCCACGAAGGACCTCGATCGCCGGGTCGCGCAGCACCGCGCGGGCACCGCCTCGAGGTACACGCGCTCGCGCCTCCC
This region of Acidobacteriota bacterium genomic DNA includes:
- a CDS encoding type IV toxin-antitoxin system AbiEi family antitoxin domain-containing protein; protein product: MVTAKDAARAGVHSQQLTRLVEAGALARASRGVYHVPGDHRALGAPRGHRDHAGHGQRHGRSGDVRSGRVAERAAGYGDAEPHLMSRMAARAVPAAVVCLVSALAIHGIGSPTEAAEGTWIAIRRGTRDPSLVYPPLRIVRFSGDAFTFGIETKIVGGDPIRVYSLAKTIADLFKCRSRFGVDLAVEALREGWRRRKVTIEALGLAGRACRVERVMRPYVEAVVL
- a CDS encoding FG-GAP repeat protein, encoding MPTLSKKLSLAAVLVSTCALGFAGIASGTPDWTVYGPQTNSQFGADVQSAGDVNRDGYDDVLITATAAYSGDISELAEGRVYLYLGGPSGPATTPSWSFESNQYRAQLSRAIGAGDVNGDGYADILVAAPWYDNGQADAGKVWLFYGSPTGPGATPDWTTEGNVAGANYGYTLAAGRLNNDNYSDILVAAPWFSGGQTNEGKVVAFFGSPNGPSTTPDWSVESNLVGALFGAAVSVGDVDGDGIPDVGIGAPGYDGKTTDQGAVFVYAGGNIKPSTGPSTTLLVNTANAGFGYKLSLAGDYNRDGIKDVAASSAASRTSEIVSIFPGKVGGPAGKASLTLKGELDRHDVTGFGSAIAAGDVNRDGYSDLAIGAYSYGDYDSHGTANIGQVYVFLGGPSGLHGTWSALVEGVLDGDFLGSAISATGDFNGDGYKDVLASADGLDLAPHIGRVTLYFGGRL
- a CDS encoding serine/threonine-protein kinase; this translates as METAHENGVIHRDLKPANIHLGPDGRVKVLDFGLAKAFEPDASSPALSLSPTLTTPATRAGVIMGTAAYMSPEQAKGKPVDRRADIWAFGCVLYEMLAGRRPFVGDGVSELIAAVIMGPPNLEAIPSGVPSSIRSLIRRCLDKDPKRRLRDIGDARLVIEETLAGAPDERAGGPVAAGAAAGVDGTKTAVGPILVAGLIAGALAGAGILWVLRSPAAPAPLRRFELSSKGPFRSALLGSLVAISPDGRRVAYSEAGGLFIRELDHLEPKQVKVAAAPGFLFWSPDSAWLAYQAGGKIWKVPAGGGESQVVVDHPGLLTGGSGASWGPNDRIVYAGGEDAIDEVPATGGDIKKLVANDPNEKGDFHDPSWLPDGSGVLFVRHAPGGPPNDLSLVAGGARKSLLKLDDQQIWYPVYSPTGHILYRRQPNNPGIWALPFSLSKHAATGEPFLVVPDGDLPSVSNDGTLVTVKGAGGGESQLVWLDRSGKLTGTIGKPQAQWPFPAISPDGRQIAIAATENDKREIWLHDAERGTMTRLTSNSAGTWSPVWTPKGDQVVYTDGQAPPALSILVKAADGSGEAKKLVDGWGPSISPDGRYLAYAASDPNNDWDLWYLELEKGGPPVLLLKAPETQIWPRISPDGAFYAYQSGETGRNEVYVKRFPSGEGKWQVSTDGGEWPAWGHHGDRIYYVHEDTILEARFASKPGVSLGRPVEILTRPSYGAPLMFGWTSGFDVSADDQRFVVARAVGGTQVASGIIVIENWLAEFRKK
- a CDS encoding CoA pyrophosphatase; translation: MQPIDRIAARLAALEPRLSPPGSYTEEAAVAVCLRPAGASAEILLVRRAEHPLDPWSGDAAFPGGRRDPSDLSLSHTAVRETLEETGLDLNAGARLLGRLDDVHPRVVSLPSLNVSSFAFAIPEGATASARSEIVAAHWIPIGELVSPERQASRVHQGKAGERVFPSIRYGDLEIWGLTHRILSQLLDLARS